A genomic segment from Neodiprion lecontei isolate iyNeoLeco1 chromosome 1, iyNeoLeco1.1, whole genome shotgun sequence encodes:
- the LOC107223749 gene encoding uncharacterized protein LOC107223749, with protein sequence MDDHEIQSTVESILGPGVKVVDCEKKSCVREEEVLLINGVPIALEGPDGIAIREAMVTGQVPPCDLLNQILVRAGILRAPVRLETSLSVKSSVVTKEEVTVARGGKIVDERSRETKENNFYTSSTSEIWEPVGIIHNHRNLKPFDSSDESRPNSNASSDQGYTTNTSSSHVLRERGGALPGCPICEDSDPDCRRHCIRGLGLTGSNSSKVPGVQTTTSAMEKKSS encoded by the exons ATGGACGACCACGAGATCCAGTCGACCGTCGAGTCGATCCTCGGACCAGGTGTGAAGGTCGTTGACTGTGAAAAGAAGTCCTGCGTTAGGGAGGAAGAGGTTCTCCTGATAAACGGGGTTCCCATTGCCCTCGAAGGACCCGACGGGATCGCCATCAGGGAAGCCATGGTTACGGGACAAGTTCCCCCCTGTGATCTTCTCAATCAGATACTCGTCAGAGCTGGGATACTGAG gGCGCCGGTGCGTCTCGAGACATCGCTCAGCGTTAAATCGTCGGTCGTTACCAAGGAAGAAGTGACGGTGGCTAGAGGCGGGAAAATCGTCGACGAACGAAGCCGAGAGACCAAAGAGAACAACTTTTATACGTCGTCGACGAGCGAGATATGGGAACCGGTTGGAATTATTCATAACCATCGGAATCTCAAGCCCTTTGATAGCTCCGACGAATCGAGGCCAAATTCTAACGCAAGTTCCGATCAAGGATACACGACTAACACGAGCAGCAGTCACGTGCTCAGGGAACGGGGCGGCGCTTTGCCGGGATGTCCGATATGCGAGGACTCTGATCCTGACTGCAGGCGACACTGTATTCGAGGACTCGGACTCACCGGTTCCAACTCGTCGAAGGTACCCGGAGTCCAAACGACCACCTCAGCG ATGGAAAAGAAGAGCTCGTAG